A region of the Vanrija pseudolonga chromosome 2, complete sequence genome:
TCACCAAGGAGGGCGTCTCTGTCTCCGACTCGAAGAGCGCTCCCACCGAGTGGGGCTTCGCAGAAAGCCTTCGCGGCTACGGTGCGCAGGTCCAGTAGACGCATTAGTAAGATACAATGAGAGAGATGCAGTTATTGGCATAGTCTGGGGGTGGCACAGTACGGTCTACGAAGGGGCCCACTTTTCAAGCAATGGGAAGAGTCTGATCAAGGACTGCTTGGCTTCGGTCAAGGAGCCAGGACGTGCCCAACTTGATGCGGGTTGTGGTATCTGATCTTGGCCACCAGAACAAGGTGACTTGAGGGCGTTGTCTCGAAACATTAGAGGGTGGCAGTGTGGCATCATCAAACGAACACACCGAAGTAACAACGACCGCAGCAGTGACAACCACAGCAGAACCTCCAACATTTTATCACTGTAAGATGAGCTCCGGTTCCCTTGCACATGACCATGGAAACACAGCTTGCAACAGGGTACACGCCCACACTAGTATAGCAGAGGATCGTCACAATGCATCCCAAACGGCACCTTCCTACACCCTATCTATGCGAATTGCTTAGTAGACGTAGGCAAGGATCTTGCCACCGACGTGCTTGCGACGGGCCTCCTCGTGGTCCATGATAccggccgaggtggtgaggATGATCTTGCCGAACGAacgggcggggaggaggagggcgacccAGTTCTCGATGGCGTCAACGGCGATGTTGAAGCGGGGCGAGATAACGCCGGTCTTGTTGAGACGGCCGTTAAGCTGgatgacgaccttgccgccacggtggtcgtcgacgatcTCGAACTCGCCGATGTAGCCTAGGGGATGTCAGTAAATGTTGGAAAGTGACGAGACAGGCAAATTCTTCAAGCCATCAAGCCGTCGCTATCGCTGTTGCCGACTCCCCAAAAGCCGTTGTTGCCGAGCGCATGTTCTCTCCCAATCAGCCCCCCCTCCTAAATGCCCCGGCCATgcggccttgagcgcaaAGGGAGGGATTGTTATGAAGAGTGTGACGATTGTCCGATCTCCCGGAAGCTTAAAACCCATCCTCGGTGGACAGGACGGAGACGGGAAGTTATACCTCCGGGGTAGTGAAGAGGGggatggcggcggggaggcgaTGGGGGAACATGCGCATGGCGAACAGGCGGGGTTGGGCAAGGGTCGGTGCCGGACAGCGGTCGGAGGAAGCCAAGTCGTACCCGCACGCGACCTCTTCGAGGAGCGCGATGCAAATCGTGGTCGATTCAGAAATCCCTCTCCTCTGGCCGTCACACGCGCTCcaatggcgacggcgagctcctctCCATCTCGTCCTTCATTCCCAGCTTGGCTTGGCTTGATGGCTCTGGTCTTTGCCTGTCGGCAGACGTTTCGACTTACCGTGCTTCTGGAGGACACCGAGGACCTTCACGACGACCTTGGACGAAGGGCGGATGAGGACCTGGCGCTTTCCAcggcgctcggcgttgaCGATGGCGTTGAGGGCATCGTTGAGGACGGAAACGCGGACCATCTGGGGACTGTTAGAGCCTACAACTTTGATCTCGACAAAAGTCGAACATGCCCTCTAAACGCACCTTGCTAAGTTGGTTTTGTTGGGTTTTCGGGTAGGGGTGAAAACTAGACGGATTGGGTAAGCCCTTGCACTCGATGCGGGTGTGCTGTTTATCTCACAGCAGCCGTAAAGAGTGGAATCAAGTAAGCACCTTTTAGTgaaggatgaggaggagcttTGTCGCGACGTCGAAGACGACCAAAGttgcagcgagcgaggcggagtgggtgcgtgcgtgcagtgCTGCGAGCAAGctggcagccagccagccagcgcctgCACCAGGGCTGCTCCCTCACCCAGGAGCCAAAATCGTGACTTTGGACCATCACGTGACAATATTTTCGGTTGCTATCACCGTATCCCCGCCCGGACCCTGAGTTGTGGCATCTCGCACTCAGTGATGTCAGTATTTGGTCCACTAACCTGATGGGCATGTTGACTTTCGACCATACCACCTTTGCACGATGCCGCCAGCCGCAACGCTGCCAGGCAAGACAATAAGgcagcaggccaaggccaagggcagCGGGGCTGAccgcgccgacctcaagAAGGACGTGGTCAAGCCGCTGCTCATGAGCCCGCTGACCGTGGGGTGGTACGTCGCGTGGTCTGCTACAGCTCAATCTGAACCCCCAGGCCCAATATCCCCAACCACCTCCAGGTCGGCGTCATGGCCGCGCTGTCACAGCTTGTGCCGTCCTCGGTCGCCGACTATCACACGGACCGCGCACGTTCCTCGCGAGCCGGGAAGCGTGCACGCCGCACCCAAAAGCGCGCagacgaggccggcgccgtcgttgccgaggaggcgaaGAAGGCTACTGGAAGAGGGGACGTCGCGATggaggacgccgacctgGCGGAGGCTTTACAGGTCGCGGGTCCTGGGACGGCAACTGCTGAGCCCAGCGTGCCGACTCGCTGCGGACCACCTACACCCGACATCCTCACTCATTTCGTTATCGGCTTGAACGAGACCATCAAGGCGCTGGAGCACAGTATTGACGACCTCCGCTTCCGCAGCGCGATTCTGAGCGACTTACTCGCCCGCAAGCGATCGGCACAGGACGATGACCTTCCTCGCTTCCTCCCTACCGCTCCGACCGACAAGGTAGagccggcgtcgccctcgactcCCTCC
Encoded here:
- the RPS22A gene encoding 40S ribosomal protein S22-A, whose product is MVRVSVLNDALNAIVNAERRGKRQVLIRPSSKVVVKVLGVLQKHGYIGEFEIVDDHRGGKVVIQLNGRLNKTGVISPRFNIAVDAIENWVALLLPARSFGKIILTTSAGIMDHEEARRKHVGGKILAYVY